In Bacteroidota bacterium, the genomic stretch AATCGTCCTGAATGGTTATAATTATTTAGATCATATATTCCTACATTTAAAGGAGAATGAATATAAATATTAACTGTTTGGTTAGTTTGGTCGCCTATTTTTAAAGCATTAATACTAAAAAAATTTTTATCTATAAAAATAGACAAATTGCTGTATGGATATGATAATCCTCCTCCTTTTAACCAAAGGTTATTGTTTACTAGGCATCCAAATGTATTTTTACCCTCTTGTGTTTCAGGAGGTAATGTGTCATTTTTTTTGCAGCACGAATATGTCAGAATTAATAAAAATAGCAATGATAAAATTGTCAATTTTAAACATTTCATGGTTACTC encodes the following:
- a CDS encoding DUF6252 family protein, producing MTILSLLFLLILTYSCCKKNDTLPPETQEGKNTFGCLVNNNLWLKGGGLSYPYSNLSIFIDKNFFSINALKIGDQTNQTVNIYIHSPLNVGIYDLNNYNHSGRFLDKIDNCYYKTDSLSATGTLEITKYDTINKIVSGLFNFKALRYNPDNNTIIENNDSSVQITQGRFDIKYRQ